One Magnolia sinica isolate HGM2019 chromosome 2, MsV1, whole genome shotgun sequence genomic window, TTGCTTGGCACAGGTAAGCTGTACCAGGACACATCCCCGGCATCAGGGTTGGTGGCTGTGGCCGTAGCCCATGCGTTAGCTTTGTTTGCAGCGGTTGCGATCAGTATCAATATCTCTGGTGGCCATGTGAACCCTGCGGTCACCTTTGGTGCACTAGCTGGCGGACGGATCTCTGTCTTGCGTGCTGTATTCTATTGGGTGGCCCAGCTCTTGGGGGCCGTTGTAGCTTCTCTCTTGTTGAGGCTTACTACTGATGGCATGGTATGATTTAATTCTTCCTCAATCtaagaatttctttctttatttttttgggtttccTCAGGAAGGCCCACTTCtatcatatggacggtttggatcattgaaacatggccCCGAATTAAACTAATCTCCTTAAATTACGCGTGTATTGAGTAGGAACTGCTTTAAAATGTGAATTCTTTGTGTATAATAGACTTGTGATCTCTACCGATAAGCTAGATCAAGCCAGGCCTAGATCTTAAGTCCATGTAGGGCGAAAACTAAAACACCctgcctagatttcaagcccatGTGGGAGTCTTTACTGGGCAATTGTCACTGCTTATGGACCTGAACTTGGGTGATCTATCCATGACCAGGATGCAGCTTGGGTGAAACTAAGTGGAGGTCGACTAATGTTGAAGAATTGTTgtgaaaaatattgattaaaaaataattatatatatatatatatatatatatatatatatatatatatatatatatataaaataaaatctttGCTTGACAAAATTGCAATTTTGGCATTTTGGGAATTGTCCCATCttggaaaggagaagaaaaaacaGTGTTTATATGTGGGGTGTGGAGTAATTATTTGCTTGGTTGATTGGcggtagaggcgctagtggtacACTTTGCACTTCACAAGAATTAATTGATGAGTCATGGTCATGGGTAAAAGAGTTATAGTTATGGGTGAAATGCCACTCGAAACCAGAGCTAGCTGCTACATTAATAGGTTTCGTTTTCTTGAATGTAACATGAAATGTTTTGATCATGCAGAGACCGGTGGGGTTTGTGGTGGCATCCGGTGTCGGGGTATGGCACGCGCTCCTCCTCGAGATAGTGATGACATTTGGGCTAGTCTACACAGTCTATGCGACTGCCATCGATCCAAAGAGAGGTAACTTAGGCACCATAGCGCCGCTTGCCATCGGTTTCATCGCCGGCGCTAACATACTAGCAGGTGGGCCATTCGATGGGGCATCGATGAACCCGGCGAGGGCGTTTGGGCCAGCACTGGTGGGGTGGAGGTGGAGGTACCACTGGATCTTTTGGGTGGGGCCCTTTGTGGGTGCTACCATTGCTGGTCTCATGTACGAGATTTTATTGATACCAGCTGAATCGCCACTCCAACACCAGCCCTTGGCCCCTGAAGATTACTAGTAATACTATTTTCTTATGTGCGTGTGGACGACTGTATTTGTGTTTGTCCTTTGTCGTGAAATATATATGTAATAAACGGCAACCTCCTCTTATTGACTTTAACCATGCACTGTTTACTTAAAAGTGTATATGATCCTTGCCGTCGTATCAGTGGCCCAGATGTTATTTTGTGGGCCATGTTGGGGATGGTCCATGATCAAGAAATTCCGTGGAGTGGGAGATTCGAGCTGTTCCAATCTTTCACATTGTCCACTGGAGGGCCTGTCTTAATCAACGGCCTGGATTACTGGGGTCCGAGCTGAGGATGTTGTGGCCATTGAATGAAAAGAATGGATTTAATTAATGTGACTAATGATCGATTGAAAGAAGGTAGCCATGGTTTAATACTGGTTTTAAACCGTGGCCACTGTGGTGTTTAACCATTTGCTGACCACcaattgaacggttaggattttcCCATCTGGTGATTTcttatgcatgagtcatacggtgtgggcccatcatatcaaccgtctggatcactgaaccgtgTCCCTCATCTTGCATGAGGTTGCTTGACACTGCATAACATGACGGATGTGGTGGAttgccggacgcggatttcctgcgaaagctttcgcaggaagttcctgcgctggaaacctaggtggggcccaccgtgaagtctGTTAGAAATCCATCCGG contains:
- the LOC131236791 gene encoding aquaporin TIP3-1-like; the protein is MPVRRFAFGRAEEARHPDSMRAALSEFVATFIFVFAGEGSVLALGKLYQDTSPASGLVAVAVAHALALFAAVAISINISGGHVNPAVTFGALAGGRISVLRAVFYWVAQLLGAVVASLLLRLTTDGMRPVGFVVASGVGVWHALLLEIVMTFGLVYTVYATAIDPKRGNLGTIAPLAIGFIAGANILAGGPFDGASMNPARAFGPALVGWRWRYHWIFWVGPFVGATIAGLMYEILLIPAESPLQHQPLAPEDY